GAGTAGCAGCAAAGGGAGATCATTAATACTATAAATGCTTAATGGTCAAAAGAACTGTgtacaaataaatgtaattacATTACTTTCAAGAACCGGAACCTAAACTGATAAGGGTTTCTAGTAAGTGGTCTCTTCAGACTGTATTAATCAATATATAAATGCCACTGGTAatgcagtcttttaaaaaataaaagttagaataaGCCATTTAATAGCTCTCCTGATATAAAAGTTTTAGGTAGTTTTTGCAAAGTATACCAAAAGGGATCAATGGGTCATAGTGCTTAGGCAGTCCCAATAGAAAGGAAAGAACTGTTATCAACTAAATACGTACTATGTGCCTGGAACTGTACACTGCTGTCTCATAACTAAGAGAAActaatattattttgatttttccaaTGAGGAAACTGTGGTCTTGAGTAACTAGCTCAAGGCCAGTACCCAGCGGTAGCCATAAGGCTATATATAACACCATGAGGATTTGGGCCCACAACCTGTTTGACTCCAAAACGAATGCTCtttccaaacaaagaaaaacttttctgCAATAACAAAATTATCCTCACAAACTTTAAAGGACAAAATACTGATTATGACTCTGCTAAATTACAAATAACTGATCATCAAAAGAAATCACAAATTcgagttaagaaaaaaaacacaagctGAGAAGTAACTGTCGCAAGACATGTAATCCACAAAGGATTAGTAGTAATCTACATACagaactacaaatcaataagataaATGGGTAAAAGACTGAACAGGTACTTCACAAAAGGAAGAACCCAAATGGTTAATAACGTAAACAGACATTCAACCTCAATAATCAGagaaattgtaaataaaaatcacagtgagataacGTTTCACTGGACAAGATTTTCAAGCCTGGTATGTGAAGCATTGGCAAGGCTGTGGAACAAATGTAACACTTATGGCTAGTGGGAACACGATCAACATAATCACTTTGTAAAAAACAGTTCTACATTCTCTACTAAGGCTGATGATGCACATGCCCTGTGATCCAGAAAATTTCACTCCCTAGAGACAGCAAATGGGTGTGTGTGCCTCCACATATGTACCAAGAGCCGTGTACAAAAACCACTCACAGCAAccctttcacaatagcaaaaaaactGGAATCAATCCAAATCTCCATCTAGAgttcaaagaataaataaatcacgGTAGAATAGTATACAGCAGGTGAAACTGAATGAAATACAGCCATGAAATGGATAAACCTTGGGAATAGAATGTTAATCTAAATATGTGAGTCAGAAGAATACATAAAGTATAATTTTGTTGATATAAAGTTCAAAATCATATAcaatcaagatttttttaaaaaggataaaccATAGAGAAGGGAATGATAAGCACAAAATCAAGGATAGGGGTTGTTTCAGATGGGATGATGGAGGTGGGTTCTGAATGTATAAGGCTCTTCCTGAACTAGCTGGTGGCTGCCTGAGTGTCCATTGgtttatgattctttttatttttttgagacagagtcttgttctgtcacccaggttggaatgcagtggcgcgatctcggctcactgcaacctctgcctccccagttcaactgattctgttgcctcagcctcccgagtagctaggaattacaggtgcctgccaccatgcccagataatttttgtatttttagtagagatggggtttcaccatgttggccaggctggtcttgaactcctgacctcaagtgatccacccctctcggcatcccaaagtgctgggattacaagcataagccactgtacccagctggtTTACGAttctttaacatatattttaggAACATTATTTTGTACCTACCAATTAGTTGATTCAAAAAAGAACTCTAAGAAAAGACTGGACGAGAGGGCAGGACATCGACTATATCAGATGACAGACATCAAGATGCCAGAGCAGAGGGAGCAGAGGGGACCCTTTGCTCAGGGGTTAGCTTCCTAGGCTCCAGCTCGGATGTCTCAAAACCAATGCCTTCTTCttccagaggggaaaaaaactgtttttcaacTTTAGAGGTGTTTTACAAAACAACCTAAAACACTGATTAATCTAAATAAACCATGGTATATAGGACTCTTCCACCAAGAATTAAAGAAcagctttataaaataattttgtattaaacaaataatttacaGTGAGAGCCTCACTTTTGTCACcaccatcaagaaaaaaaaatgtgctgatacttcagcaaaagaaaggaaaattcaagaaggAAACTTTTGATATTGAGGTCCCTTTGCtgaaggaacagaatagagtttCTTCATTTAATGTGCATACAACTCAAAGGTCTTGTTAAAATGCTGATTCCGATTGGCTGAGTTCAGAGTGGAGCCTAAGAATCTGCATTTGTAACAAGCTTCCAGGCGATTCTAATGTTGAAGGTCTGTGAACCTCACTATGATAGCAAAGAACATTATGAAAATGCCTTCTCCAGAgatgtttaaaaatagaaacacaggTATATCTAATTGGTGTAATTTCCTTTAACCActgagtagaaaaaaaattgatgttattcccacacaataaaaatttaaatataattacaaGTGCTACCAGAAAAATCAGAGTACTAAACTAGGTCTTTTGCAAAGAAAAGATGCCCTGAGAAAAAGCAAAGACtgaaaacttacaagaaaaaccCATGAGATGCTTTACTCACTTCCACAGACCTACAAAGTTCACTCTCCTAACAGGGGTAGTTAGCCCCTTCCTTATGAAAGAATGGTTTGCATTCCCAATAATGCAGTGAAAGAAACTAGGGCTACCATTAAATAAAGCCCAATTATAATGAAGATACTAGTTACGGTGCAACATAATTAAAGGAGCATCACGTCATTGCACGTAAAAAAAATTAGGCTTTAAAATGTTCTATAAGAATatgctattaaaaagaaaaacttaaaattatttcgACAAAATCCACACTGAATGATTTCCACTAACCATGTCTATGTTTAGCAGTACTAAAATCCTTCCACGTCAAAATAGTACTTCCACACGTAAAGTCATACATTCAAACATCAAGACAAAGCAACCACTCTACAAACCCTTCCAGGAAACTCTGCCAATGCCAAGCCTCTGCTCAGGATGTGTCACAAGTAGAGGGAGGTCTTCTCATTTGCTCTACAACATCACAGATAGTTGTTACTAGTCTTGCCCAAGAGAAGTTCTTCACAGAAAACCTCAACTGTGGGAGACGACCTAGTGACAGCAGTCCCTTCCCTGCCCAATACTTCTCTCAGATGAAGGTTTTGGTCACTCTAGCAATGACAGAGTTACAAAGAGCTTAACCCAACAGAATTCTGCACCTGGTGTGTAAGTCAGAACAGCTAAATCTCCTGTGACATCAACACAGGATATTTCTTACAACAAAGTAAATCCAAAACGTCTGGATGATCCAAGGGAACATTCATAAAAATCTGTACGCAACACGATTTTATACAACCAGCACAAAAAGTCCCATATTTTAATGGCTCTCTATTAGagaaactcaaaataatgcaCATACACCACACAATGTACATGCAGTTCTATTCTGCAGAGCCACATGAAATCAAATGCCACTAACTCGGAttcattagaaatatttaaaaatacaagcagGCACGCCCTTCGCTTGCAAACACTGACCTTCCCTTCCAACTAGCAtactgaaatttcctttttcacctacACATTTTAGGAGAGCCTGGGTTGACATTTGAAATATATCCCATTTGCCATCCCacactgaataaatgaattatagaGATGGCATTTAGAAGGGAAATTCCCTGTGTCCTGGCCGAGACTAAACATGAGAACACTGGGAACCATCTCCTTCTGACTAGATGCCAGTCAAGAGGCCTTGGTGGTCTGCCCTTCTCCACCCTCTCCCCAGTCACAGCtgtgaaaaatatgtatacaaaaaatacatataaacaaaaacaaatgcagtCTGTTACTGCCATAATCCCATTAGTTATGCCTGGACACTTAACTCGGCTATCTGAAATCAATAAAATCTGAATACCAATTTACCCTCCAATCATGACACTCATACACCTAATAATCCTTAATAAAGCATCCAAATAATGCAACTGTACTTGACTTAGAAAAAGCAAAcgacgaaaacaaaacaaatacaggcTAAAGGAATCATTTACTATCcattaaaaaacatacaaattccTTTTAAAACAACCTACTGAATTTTAATATACTTATAAATGTCTTAGtgacataaaaactaaaatacattaatcatttcatttaaaaatggtttcctACAGAAAAAATGCATACTTAGTATTAACCAAAGACAGACGAGGCACTGTAATGTCACAGTTGTGAAGGTCCAATTAATAAACACCAACTTTTCACGCAGAAAGAAATTAATGCATAGCTGGGTTGTGGTTACAGATTATGGATGATCCACAGAAAAATGCTGCGACTCCCCACACTGCAACATTGCCTCCGCACACCACTGGACCCAGTCCTTCCAGCAACCCCTCCCTATGGCTCAGGTCCCCTGGTCGCAGATCAGATTCCGATCCGCATCCGCAGGCCGGCTCCCCTCTGCCTGCACTGGTGCTGCAGGGCGCCCCTCCGGCAGAGCGCAGCCCAACAAGAGGTGCAGGAGGGATCATCCCAAAAGAAAAGACTCTCCCCTGCTCACATCTAGCTGACCTGGTCCTCCTGACGCCACATCCAGCAGAAGCTGCAGGACAAAGTAACAGCAACTCCAGGCCTCGGCCAAGGGCAGCCCCGGGCCTGGGTGGGGCCGGGCGGGGGCCGCAGGCGCCGAGCGGCCGTGCCAAGCCCCGCCAGCGAGAACCAAGGAAGCTGCGATACTGCTGCATTGTGCTGCATCACGGCGAGGGCACCGTGAGCCATCCATCTTGCCAAAAAAGCACATCCCCGCCCAAATAAACCCCACCGAATTCAATTTTCTCCTACGCCGAAGCACCTCCACACGCACCCTGTCCTCACTTACTATCTGGCCTGGCTTTCGACTGGAAAAATAATGGACAGAGGTTTGCGTTCTgatccccaccccctccccatctGATGGCAGCAGTTGGCACCTTTCCTatcacaaaaacaaagagaaggcgCCCCCTAAAAGAGGGCCGTGGGCGTGGTGTGGGGGGTGATGACGAGCCAGCCCACCTACCCAAAACAGGCCCGGAGGGTCCCCGCGCTGAGACAAACCTGTTGAAGAGAGGGTGGCAGGAGCTGAAGGGCGGGCGCAGCGGCGGCTCGGCGCCCGGAGGCGGCTCACGCCCAGCCCTGGGAGAGTGGGGACGGCAGAAAgggcggggggggcggggggcgggcgcAGGAGGGTAGCGAGCGCGGGgatggggcgggggtgggggcgcgGGGCCGCCGCCTCCGGCTCAGCTGCAGCGCTGTGCAGCCGGGACCACGCCTGGCCGCATCCCCTGCACCGCTACGCGCAGAGCCCGGCCCTGTCACCGCCGCCCCCGCTCCCCACCCGCGGGGCCACAGGGAGGGCACCTGAAAATAGACCCTCCGGCTGTCCGCTCCGCACCCACCTCCGCGCCAGCGGCCTCCACGTCAGGGGCCGCGGCGCCCGGCTGCAGGGAGGCGGCGGcggaggcaggaaggaggaatCGCCGCGCCGCGCCGCGCCGGGGCTGGGGCCGGACAGCAGCTGTGCGCACGGCGGGTCTGCTGCCGCCTCACCGCAGAGCCTGCCGCCCCTCGTCCCGCATCATCCGAGTACCAATGAGCACCCGCGACCCGGGCTCCCCACGCCGCCCCCGCCCGGGCTCTGCAGCCTCCCTGCCCCCACGCGGCTCCCCGGGCGTAGGGCAGACGGGCAGCGGCGTCCTCCGGCCCTGGGCCCGCGCCCCTCCTCCCGCCCGTCCGCCGCCGCGGAGCCCGCCCGGGAGGCAGCCCCAGTGAGTTGGCATCTCCCTGCCTCGGGCCCCCTACCTACCTCccggggatggggtgggggcgcCGGGGTCCCGTCCTCCTCCCGCTCCTCGGCGGCCGGGCGGGTGGGCCGGGAGGCGACTCCGCGGGTCTGTCCGCGGCTGGGGCCGGGGCTCACAGGACGGGACCAGTGGGCGCTGCTGCGCAGGGCTGCGCGCTCGCTCCGGGAGGAGAGGCGGCCGAGGGAGGGACTGGAGGAATCCGCAGCCTGCACGGCAACAGCTGCACTGATTCCGGGGGCTGGGCGGGAgcgcggggggcggggggaggaggagaggagggcgcTCGCAGGGAGGGGGCGAGGGGCGGGGAGAGGAGCGCGCGGGGCgggcgcgcgcgcacacacacacagacacacaagcgCACTCCCGGGCTCCCTCCCGCAAGCCCTCCGCCCTCCgcactcctccctccccactctcgcCCGCCCTCTCCTCCTGCCCCGAGCCCCGCAGCCGCCCGGGGAGCCGAGCCTCGGGCGcgtccacgtcctctccagctgAGGCTCTTCCCGGGCCCAGCCCGGACCTCATCCTCCCAGCGGTGGGGACCGACCAGGCTGGCCTGGGCGGGGTGGGCACTGCTGCTGCCGCTACCCGAGCAGGACAATAGGGGCTTTGTCCCCACAGCCGGAGAGGGCCAATTTCACGTTTAATTTGAGGCTAATTCGATTATCGCCATGGAAAGAGGCGGTCTAATTTTCTACGTGATTTGTGCAGCCTCTTTTCGCCCTTGATGTTGCGTTCGGAATGCTGGGGAGAGAGGGTATTTAGGGAGGTTTTGGAGCGTCACTTGCTTGGTTGGTTTGAGATGCAGGTGATGATGCCTTATAGGTTCTGCCCAACTTGGAGAAGGGTGACGGCGACCTCTTCGTGGGAAACCTTGGGCGCTGGAGGATGGGTGGTGGGGGTCGTTCCTTGGTGAGGTTAATGTATTCTTTTGCAAATGCTTTTTCGCCCACCCTTTCGCTTCGGGTAGCTGGGAGCAGACCCTACAAGTGGTTCATCCAACTCCTGCCTCTCAGCGCAGGCTCCGCTCGAACCTGAGGCCAGGTGCCCTGCCCCAGTCACTCCCGAGAGAGGGGTCGTCCAGCCGCGGTGGAGGGCCCTGTGATGGCGTGGGGACTTGCTTTTTCCCCTGTGCGCATTCCCTGAAACGGAAACTGGACGTTTCCTCGAATTTTTGTCATGTGCCACTGCCCCTTCCCAGTCACCTGGTCTACCCCGTCAGCCCCTCAGACTGTGTAGAAATTCCAGAACCGTCACTGTTGTGAAGAAAAGATGGTGGAATCACCAGGACCACGAATGGAAACGatctttagaaaacagtttgaagaAACTGACTTTCTCCTTGTTCTGTAAGGTGCACAAGGCGGCACTGCGGGCATTCAGAGGGAGGAGGGCCCTTCCTGTTTGAAAAAGCCCCAGGGCTTTTTCCCCATACAGCCCTGATCACctggattaaaacaaaacaaaaatacaaggcAGTCAAGTAGTTTGGATCATGCTTATATCTCAGATCACTAGAACCTGGCCTGATGGGtttatatgtttgtatgtatttttaaatgaatatttaaaaataaaactcaatgaAATTGTCACAGCAAACTGAAGATGATTCTTCCTTTTAGGCCTTCATAGGTTTGAATGTTTGAACCTATGTTTACTTTTGATAGATaggaaaaaaattgaggaaagcaaataacattttttctcagAAGGTGAATCAACACAACCAGACCGTAAACTCTCTTAAAGGTAGGGCTCTTTCTTCATTCTGTACATATAGCAGGCACTTAGGAGGTactaaaaaaatatttgttgaacagaaTCAACTTGTAAGCTGCTGCCCTCATTAGGTAATAAGGGAAATCCACTAGAAAGCAAAGTTGTTTgcctttcacttatttattttttaccatgGACCCCAGCACCTCCCTACCCACTATGTTAATGAAATACCAAAGAAAACAGTAACAATATTGGGAAGTGCATCCATTTAAATTAATTCTTCCAGTGTTATTCTGAAATGGTGACTCTTAAATAAGTCCTTTATCACAGACAATGGTacttaaataaattttcatttgatGGATGATTCACCTCCCTTACCCCATTCCACTCACACTTAcgttgttttttaatttccttaaaaaaaaaaaaagccacacacacCTTAGCAAGGTACTCTAGTAAAGCCCCAGTAATTATTccaaaaatgtgaaagataaGGATTCAGAGTTCTACTGTAAATACCTGCCTCACAATTTTGAATTCTTACCCTTAGGTGCAAAAAATCACCCCCAGAGAACTCAGTGTACCAACGACCAAAAAGAAGTAACAATTCAAAGAAAAGATAGTACAACTGGAAAGACATCTTTATGGAAGGCAAAatctaaaaaagataaaaagtcttAGTCAGTGATAACAGCTCAGAAGGATTATTCCCACGTATCTCAGAAGCGGCTTTAAGTTTCTTCTCATATTAGAATCAGGGTTGATTTAAAGGAACCTAGAAGTCTTCAATATCATGTTTGTAACGTACTActctccatttttaaaaccatgtgaTTGCATATGGCTTTATCTCCTATCAAAATACTTTATTACAAAATTTTTAcagataaaattttcattttaactttccATTCAGAATGTAggggaaggctgggcacagtggctcatgcctgtaatcccagcattttgggaggctgaagtgggtggatcacctgaggtcaggagttcgagaccagcctggccaacatggcgaaaccccatctctactaaaaatacaaaaattagccaggcatggtgagacgcgcctatagtcctaggtactctggaggctgaggcaggagaatcgcttgaacctggaaggcagcggttgcagtgagccgagatcacgccactgcattccagcctgggtgacagagtgagactctgtctcaaaaaataaaataaaataaaataaaaagatactgaTAAACAGTATTGTCTACTACAACctgttttatttagaaaagagAATGATACTCTAAGTATTTCCTTGGTTATATTAACCTAATTGAACCGATCTTTTATTGTACTGATAATAGCCCAAAACTTTAAAATCAGAACATATTTTGAAaacttgcatatatttttaaaattcctatttaCTCCTAAACTTGCTTCCTTTTAACCCTGAACTAGTCTGGGAAATTtccttgtatttaaaatatatttcatttgggAATTCACATGTATTAATTTTGCACTGGGAAAACCTAAAGACTTATATGTAAACTATCATtatgaatgaatatttttaaagcactaaTAACATATTTACTCTTCTATAaagtaatttattctttcattattcAAGAGATGGATATGCCTTATATTCTTCTCGGCTCTGAAATAGAGCAATcggtaaaataattttaaaaaattattgctttCATGGATCTTCCATTCTAGTAGATTATATCTAGTATTCTATTCTAGAtataatcaatcaataaaaaagtaaaagatatgTGTAATGATAAATCTGAATAGATGGTAATCTAAATGTataacaatatttataaaatgatcaCAATAAATGGTCTCAGCTTTCTATAAAAGATCTTCACATTTtctatgttaataataataatgattataagTAGCAACCATAAaatgttttccagtttttaaaatgctttatcaaatattatcttattttgtCCTTTTGCCAGTTCTGTGGGGTAAATATTAACCCCATTCTGTGGATGACCAAATGGTCAAATGAGTTGCCCAACTTCTCACAGCTAGTTAAGTGCCAGAGATATCTTAGGAGCTGGCATATCAGAGCTGCATACCTGGACATTGCATATGAATTACTAAACATAACCctattttgcaagatgaagaaagttctagagatggatggtggtgatggttgcacaacgaTGTGCATGTACATAATGCCACTAAATTGtatgaaaatggttaaaatggtaagttttatgttgtgcatgttactttttttaaccattcagaaaattctgttggttttttttttttttaacttttattgtgGGTTTGGAGTACATATGTAGGTTTGTAAACAGGTAAACTTGTGCCACAGGAGTTTgttatacatattatttcatcacccaggtactaagcctaataCTCAATAGtcattttttctgattctcttccctcctcccaacctccaccctagagtaggccccagtgtctgttgttcccctgtttgtgtctgtgtgttgtcATCATTTACCTCCTTCTTATAAGTGAGTACATGcgctatttggttttctgttcttgtattaatttgctaaggatgacagcctccagctccatccatgtttctgcaaaggacattatcttgtTCTTatgtggctgcatggtattccatagtgtatatgtattacattctctttatccagtctaccattgatggacatttaggttgattccatgtcttggctattattAATAGTGCTTCAGTgagcatacatgtgcatgtgtctttatgatagaatgatttatattcctttggttatatacccagtgatgggattgctgggttgaatggtcattctgtttttagctctttgaggaatca
This genomic window from Pongo pygmaeus isolate AG05252 chromosome 12, NHGRI_mPonPyg2-v2.0_pri, whole genome shotgun sequence contains:
- the LOC134737829 gene encoding basic proline-rich protein-like encodes the protein MDDPQKNAATPHTATLPPHTTGPSPSSNPSLWLRSPGRRSDSDPHPQAGSPLPALVLQGAPPAERSPTRGAGGIIPKEKTLPCSHLADLVLLTPHPAEAAGQSNSNSRPRPRAAPGLGGAGRGPQAPSGRAKPRQREPRKLRYCCIVLHHGEGTGGHLKIDPPAVRSAPTSAPAASTSGAAAPGCREAAAEAGRRNRRAAPRRGWGRTAAVRTAGLLPPHRRACRPSSRIIRVPMSTRDPGSPRRPRPGSAASLPPRGSPGVGQTGSGVLRPWARAPPPARPPPRSPPGRQPHWEQTLQVVHPTPASQRRLRSNLRPGALPQSLPREGSSSRGGGPCDGVGTCFFPCAHSLKRKLDVSSNFCHVPLPLPSHLVYPVSPSDCVEIPEPSLL